One window from the genome of [Clostridium] celerecrescens 18A encodes:
- a CDS encoding tagaturonate reductase: protein MEKLCYETLEKLGYDGYLLKEAPERVLQFGEGNFLRAFVDYFIDVLNEKTGFNSKVVLCQPIAPGLADMINEQEGLYTLFLRGFENGQKVNAKRVISCVSRCLNPYADYESVLACADNPDLRYIACNTTEAGITYDPSCQFTDVPAESYPGKLTQFLYRRFETFGKEAGKGFVILSCELIDNNGKELEKCVLKYAEQWNLGNEFIHWIKEENIFCSTLVDRIVTGYPRNEAAAICEELGYQDNIIDTGEVFGFWVIEGPDSLKKELPFEEAGLPVIICNDHKPYKQRKVRILNGAHTSFVLGAYLAGQDIVRDCMNDEVICGFMNKTIYDEIIPTLTLPKEELMSFASSVTERFKNPFIDHALLSISLNTTSKWKARVMPSLKSYVAKTGTLPKCITASFAFYIAFYNGMNLTVDGLVAARPAGDEYTIKDDKPVLQFFFDHKDDDAASLVHAVCTNDDFWDEDLSEIPGFEEAVAGYFTGIKEKGAYEVMKECLN from the coding sequence ATGGAAAAGTTATGTTATGAAACACTGGAAAAGCTTGGGTATGACGGATATCTTTTAAAGGAAGCCCCGGAACGGGTTCTGCAGTTCGGCGAAGGTAATTTCTTAAGGGCATTTGTGGATTATTTTATCGATGTCCTGAATGAAAAAACCGGATTTAACTCCAAGGTTGTTTTATGCCAGCCCATTGCACCAGGTCTTGCGGATATGATCAACGAACAGGAGGGACTTTATACCCTTTTCCTCCGCGGTTTTGAAAACGGGCAGAAGGTAAATGCAAAACGGGTGATCTCCTGTGTAAGCAGATGCTTAAATCCTTATGCAGATTATGAGTCCGTATTGGCCTGTGCGGATAATCCTGACCTGCGTTACATTGCCTGCAATACCACTGAAGCAGGTATTACCTACGATCCTTCCTGCCAGTTTACAGATGTTCCGGCTGAAAGCTACCCTGGAAAACTGACCCAGTTCCTTTACAGAAGATTTGAAACGTTCGGAAAGGAAGCCGGAAAGGGCTTTGTTATCCTCTCCTGCGAGCTGATCGATAACAACGGAAAAGAGCTGGAGAAATGTGTTCTAAAATACGCCGAGCAATGGAACCTGGGCAATGAATTCATTCATTGGATCAAAGAGGAGAACATCTTCTGCTCCACTCTGGTAGACCGTATCGTAACCGGATATCCGAGAAATGAAGCTGCTGCCATTTGTGAAGAACTAGGCTATCAGGATAACATCATCGATACCGGTGAAGTCTTCGGCTTCTGGGTCATCGAAGGACCGGACAGCTTAAAGAAAGAACTGCCTTTTGAAGAAGCAGGCCTCCCTGTTATCATCTGTAACGACCACAAGCCATATAAGCAGAGAAAGGTCCGCATTTTAAACGGTGCGCACACATCCTTTGTATTAGGCGCTTACCTTGCCGGACAGGATATCGTCCGTGACTGCATGAATGACGAAGTGATCTGCGGCTTTATGAATAAGACCATCTATGATGAGATCATTCCTACCCTGACCCTTCCGAAGGAGGAATTAATGAGTTTTGCCTCCTCTGTTACGGAGCGTTTCAAAAACCCATTTATTGATCATGCCCTGTTATCCATTTCCTTAAATACCACCTCCAAATGGAAAGCCAGGGTTATGCCCTCTCTTAAGAGCTACGTGGCCAAAACAGGTACACTTCCTAAATGCATAACAGCCTCCTTCGCTTTCTACATTGCATTCTACAACGGAATGAACCTTACGGTCGACGGCCTTGTTGCAGCACGTCCTGCAGGTGATGAATACACCATCAAGGATGATAAGCCGGTTCTTCAGTTCTTCTTTGATCATAAGGATGACGATGCGGCTTCCCTTGTTCATGCGGTTTGCACCAATGATGACTTCTGGGATGAGGATTTAAGTGAAATTCCTGGATTTGAAGAAGCCGTGGCTGGTTATTTTACAGGTATTAAAGAAAAAGGCGCATATGAAGTTATGAAGGAATGTTTAAACTGA
- a CDS encoding LysR family transcriptional regulator, with the protein MIDTKLYTLLAVVEFNSYTRAAEHLSLTQPAVTQHIKQLEKELNIKIFNRVGNDIKPTNEGNIVIQYARRSIALYQRMEQNILDEQRHVRRLTVGITHTAESNAVAEVLGKYSSKNPGASITIISDSINNLYDMLKNYEVDLAVVEGKVQDDSINSLLLDTDSLMLVVSNNNLLAKKSMVTINELMKEPLILRRPSSGTRNLFTAHLESNNMSLDDFNVILEVDNIATIKDLIRRDIGVSILSRSVCLDELKKGKITALPIENLSMIREINILYHSDFKHADVLHSIMKEYNKVVKFYAS; encoded by the coding sequence ATGATTGATACGAAACTTTATACGTTATTAGCAGTGGTCGAATTTAACAGTTACACACGTGCGGCAGAACATCTTTCTTTGACGCAGCCAGCGGTTACTCAACACATAAAGCAATTGGAAAAAGAATTGAATATTAAAATTTTCAATCGCGTTGGAAATGATATAAAGCCTACAAATGAAGGAAATATAGTCATTCAGTATGCCCGGCGAAGCATAGCCCTATATCAGAGGATGGAGCAAAATATTTTGGATGAGCAGCGACATGTCAGACGGCTTACGGTTGGAATTACCCATACTGCGGAAAGTAATGCAGTGGCAGAAGTGTTAGGAAAGTACAGCTCCAAAAATCCTGGTGCAAGCATAACAATTATTTCTGACTCTATAAATAATCTTTATGATATGCTGAAAAATTATGAGGTGGATTTAGCTGTTGTAGAGGGAAAAGTTCAAGATGACAGCATTAACTCGCTTCTGCTGGACACAGATTCCCTGATGCTGGTTGTATCAAACAATAATCTACTGGCAAAAAAGAGCATGGTAACCATAAATGAATTAATGAAGGAGCCATTGATACTTCGAAGACCCTCATCGGGGACTAGAAACCTGTTTACTGCCCACTTAGAAAGTAATAACATGTCACTTGATGATTTTAATGTCATTTTAGAAGTCGACAATATTGCAACGATTAAAGATCTTATTAGGCGGGATATAGGAGTTTCCATACTTTCTCGAAGCGTATGTCTGGACGAACTAAAGAAAGGGAAAATAACTGCATTGCCTATAGAAAATCTTAGCATGATCCGGGAGATCAACATTCTGTATCACAGCGATTTTAAACATGCAGATGTTTTGCATAGTATCATGAAGGAATATAATAAGGTGGTAAAGTTCTATGCTTCCTAA
- a CDS encoding cation:proton antiporter, producing the protein MEYLFSHLNDTTIILLSLSVILLAGFLLTRITKLAKLPNVTGYIIAGVVIGPYVLNLIPHEMVEHMGFISDIALAFIAFGVGRFFKKEAFKETGFGVIVITLMESLLAGILVTLSMHYIFHLSWSFCLLLGAIATATAPASTMITIRQYHARGNFVNILLQVAALDDAVCLIAFSLASAFVNTEAGARVSAFEIILPIIYNIGALVIGFISGALLSRLMTPGRSEDNRLILTISLLLGIAGLCASVDISPLLSCMLFGTTYINMTKDKDLYKQVERFTPPILSMFFVVSGMSLNIRSFGTLGIIGATYFVIRIAGKYLGAFGGCMIAKTTAAVRNYLGLALIPQAGVAIGLAFMGKRVLPDRMGNMLLTIILSSSVLYELIGPVCAKIALIHSGSIIKDKVETCNDKIEPTTDRTQEGQNVINWT; encoded by the coding sequence ATGGAGTATCTTTTTAGTCATTTAAATGACACAACAATTATTCTTTTATCTTTATCAGTTATATTGCTGGCTGGATTTCTGCTTACGCGTATTACAAAGCTGGCGAAACTGCCTAATGTTACTGGTTATATTATTGCCGGAGTTGTGATAGGGCCTTATGTTTTGAACTTGATTCCACATGAAATGGTTGAACATATGGGGTTTATCAGTGACATTGCATTAGCCTTCATCGCATTTGGTGTTGGGCGTTTTTTTAAAAAAGAGGCTTTTAAAGAAACTGGATTTGGAGTTATCGTGATTACTTTAATGGAATCTTTATTGGCTGGAATATTAGTAACGTTATCCATGCACTACATATTCCATTTAAGCTGGAGCTTTTGTCTGCTCTTGGGAGCGATTGCAACGGCTACAGCCCCGGCGAGCACTATGATTACAATCCGGCAATATCATGCACGTGGAAATTTTGTAAATATTTTATTACAGGTAGCTGCACTCGATGATGCTGTGTGTCTTATCGCTTTCAGCTTAGCCTCTGCTTTTGTTAATACGGAAGCCGGAGCACGTGTTTCTGCTTTTGAAATCATATTGCCCATCATTTATAATATTGGTGCATTGGTAATCGGTTTTATAAGCGGAGCTTTATTAAGCAGGCTGATGACTCCGGGACGGAGTGAGGATAACAGGCTGATATTAACAATTTCACTTCTTCTTGGAATTGCGGGTCTATGCGCCTCCGTAGATATTTCACCTCTACTTTCCTGTATGCTTTTTGGCACAACTTATATCAATATGACGAAAGACAAAGACTTATATAAGCAGGTTGAACGGTTTACTCCGCCTATTTTGTCTATGTTCTTTGTTGTATCAGGAATGAGTTTGAATATTCGCTCGTTTGGAACTCTGGGGATAATTGGGGCAACTTATTTTGTAATACGGATTGCAGGAAAATACCTTGGTGCTTTTGGAGGTTGTATGATAGCTAAGACAACAGCAGCAGTACGAAACTATTTAGGGTTAGCCTTGATCCCACAAGCCGGTGTTGCCATTGGCCTTGCTTTCATGGGGAAAAGAGTTTTGCCCGATCGTATGGGAAATATGTTGCTTACGATCATATTATCCTCTTCGGTTTTGTATGAGTTAATTGGACCAGTCTGTGCTAAAATCGCTCTAATTCATTCTGGATCTATAATAAAAGATAAAGTTGAAACTTGTAACGACAAAATTGAGCCAACAACCGATAGAACACAAGAAGGTCAAAATGTTATAAACTGGACGTAG
- a CDS encoding sugar phosphate isomerase/epimerase family protein: MQIGIRLHDVTPGTLEERVEIAHEQGFTCAHLALAKTVQEHSVENSALTPGYASYLRKKFAEHDVDIAVLGCYLNLAHPDQEEIKKIQERYFAHLRFASILGCSVVGTETGAPNKEYCYEPACHTEEALQTFITNLRPVVECAEKFGVILAIEPVWSHIVYNSKQALKVLKAIGSPNLRIILDPVNLLSVENSSNYDQVIREAIEDLGGYTDVLHMKDFVVEDGRIISGAPGTGVMKYDVILDFVKKEKPYIQMTIEDSRPDNAEWSREFLENYGC, from the coding sequence ATGCAGATCGGAATCCGGTTACATGATGTCACACCTGGGACCCTGGAGGAACGGGTGGAGATTGCCCATGAGCAGGGATTTACCTGTGCCCATTTGGCCCTGGCAAAAACGGTGCAAGAGCATTCCGTGGAGAATTCCGCGCTGACGCCAGGCTATGCTTCATATTTGCGTAAAAAGTTTGCAGAACATGATGTGGATATTGCAGTTCTGGGCTGCTATTTAAATCTGGCCCATCCAGATCAGGAAGAAATCAAAAAAATCCAGGAGCGTTACTTCGCCCATCTGCGTTTTGCTTCTATATTAGGCTGCAGCGTTGTCGGAACCGAAACCGGCGCACCGAATAAGGAATATTGCTATGAACCGGCCTGCCACACAGAGGAAGCCCTTCAGACATTTATCACCAATCTGCGTCCGGTTGTGGAGTGTGCGGAAAAATTCGGTGTGATTCTGGCAATCGAACCTGTGTGGAGCCATATTGTATACAATTCCAAACAGGCACTAAAGGTGCTTAAAGCCATTGGTTCGCCTAATTTAAGAATTATCCTGGATCCGGTAAATCTTTTGTCAGTGGAAAACAGCAGCAATTACGACCAGGTAATAAGGGAAGCCATTGAGGATTTAGGCGGCTATACAGATGTTCTTCATATGAAAGACTTTGTAGTGGAAGACGGACGGATCATATCCGGTGCTCCGGGAACAGGAGTTATGAAATACGATGTGATTCTGGACTTTGTGAAAAAGGAAAAGCCGTATATCCAGATGACCATTGAGGACAGCAGACCGGATAATGCGGAATGGTCAAGGGAATTTCTTGAGAATTATGGTTGTTAA
- a CDS encoding glycoside hydrolase family 28 protein, which yields MELKVVFKTARSVTLETVTEQIYEFETPGKILVNGNVFGETKRVVFTLFDLKPDMDYNISLERNGEMAEASFHTDYEFVTLNVKDMGARGDGIQDDTSFIQAAIMACPKDSRVLIPKGRYRITSLFLKSHLRLELAEGAELLADTDRYKYPRFPGMIESYDEKGDYNLGTWEGNPLPMFAGIITGIDVEDVVVYGSGLINGQASFDNWWENVRQMKVAFRPRTVFLERCKNVTLQGFFLKNSPAWVLHPYFSQDLKFLNLDIHNPADSPNTDGLDPESCKDVEILGLHFSLGDDCIAIKSGKIYMGRRYQTPSENIVIRQCLMEDGHGAVTVGSEVGAGVKNIRVERCLFSNTDRGLRIKTRRGRGKDSVLSEIYFDHIHMDHVRTPFVVNSFYFCDPDGKSDYIQCREALPVDERTPEIKKLYFTNIKAENCHVAASFLYGLPERKIERIEFKNVDISFAGEAKTGVPAMLSGVGECRKKGFLISNVDTLIFDHVKISGQEGEAFVLSSINHYEVR from the coding sequence ATGGAATTAAAAGTTGTTTTTAAAACGGCACGGTCCGTTACCCTTGAGACTGTGACGGAACAGATTTATGAATTTGAAACACCGGGTAAGATTCTGGTAAACGGTAATGTTTTTGGTGAAACGAAACGAGTTGTCTTTACGCTGTTTGACTTAAAACCTGATATGGATTATAATATTTCTCTGGAAAGAAATGGGGAAATGGCAGAAGCCAGCTTCCATACCGACTATGAATTTGTAACATTAAATGTAAAGGATATGGGAGCCAGGGGCGATGGAATCCAGGATGATACATCCTTTATCCAGGCGGCTATCATGGCTTGTCCGAAAGACAGCCGGGTATTGATCCCCAAAGGAAGATATCGTATTACCAGCCTGTTTCTAAAGAGCCATTTAAGGCTTGAGCTGGCTGAGGGAGCGGAACTACTGGCAGATACGGACCGGTATAAATATCCGAGATTTCCTGGAATGATCGAGAGCTATGATGAAAAAGGGGATTACAATCTTGGTACCTGGGAAGGAAATCCTCTCCCGATGTTTGCAGGAATCATAACCGGAATCGATGTAGAAGATGTAGTGGTCTATGGCAGTGGCCTCATCAATGGTCAGGCTTCCTTTGATAACTGGTGGGAGAATGTCCGCCAGATGAAGGTGGCATTCCGTCCGCGTACGGTATTTTTAGAAAGGTGTAAAAATGTGACCCTTCAGGGCTTTTTCTTAAAGAACAGCCCTGCCTGGGTGCTTCATCCATATTTCAGCCAGGACTTAAAATTCCTCAATCTGGATATTCATAATCCGGCAGATTCTCCCAATACCGATGGACTGGACCCGGAATCCTGCAAGGACGTGGAAATACTGGGTCTTCACTTTTCTTTAGGTGATGACTGCATTGCAATCAAGTCTGGAAAAATCTACATGGGCCGCAGGTATCAAACACCTTCTGAAAACATCGTGATCCGCCAGTGCCTGATGGAAGATGGCCATGGAGCGGTGACTGTGGGAAGCGAAGTGGGTGCAGGCGTTAAGAATATCCGGGTAGAGCGCTGCCTGTTTTCCAATACGGACAGAGGCCTTCGGATCAAGACCAGAAGAGGCCGGGGAAAGGACTCTGTGCTTTCTGAAATTTATTTTGACCACATACACATGGATCATGTCAGGACACCATTTGTTGTAAATAGCTTTTATTTCTGCGATCCCGATGGGAAATCTGATTATATACAATGCAGAGAGGCCCTTCCTGTTGATGAACGGACCCCTGAGATCAAAAAGCTGTATTTTACCAACATCAAGGCGGAAAACTGCCATGTGGCGGCTTCCTTTCTCTATGGACTGCCGGAGAGAAAAATTGAGCGCATTGAATTTAAAAATGTTGATATTTCCTTTGCAGGCGAGGCAAAGACAGGAGTCCCCGCCATGCTGTCCGGAGTAGGAGAATGCAGGAAAAAAGGATTTCTCATCAGTAACGTAGACACCCTTATCTTTGATCATGTTAAAATTTCCGGCCAGGAAGGGGAAGCTTTTGTGTTAAGCAGCATCAATCATTACGAAGTGAGATAA
- a CDS encoding carbohydrate ABC transporter permease, which translates to MTKETKRKISAAIRYALLILVGFIMVYPLIWMVGATFKTNSEIFTSAWFWPKKPVTDGYANAFVDYGGKINLIKSMLNTYKIVVPKVLFTVVSATITAYGFGRFEFKGKGILFSLMISTLFLPQVVLNAPQYIMFNKWGWTNSYLPLVIPSLFAGDTYFLFMLIQFLRGVPKELEEAAKIDGCSSIKTLWYVIVPMLKPSLVSVALFQFMWTSNDFMGPLIYVSDMPKYTNSIYLRMSMDGDVGFQWNRILAMSLISIIPSLIVFFCAQDAFIDGIAAGGVKG; encoded by the coding sequence ATGACGAAAGAGACTAAGAGAAAGATCAGTGCAGCGATCCGTTATGCATTACTGATACTTGTCGGATTTATTATGGTATACCCCCTGATCTGGATGGTGGGTGCTACTTTTAAGACAAACTCGGAGATTTTTACCAGTGCATGGTTCTGGCCCAAAAAGCCTGTGACCGATGGTTATGCAAATGCATTTGTAGATTACGGCGGAAAGATCAATCTGATCAAATCCATGCTCAATACATACAAGATTGTTGTGCCAAAGGTTCTTTTCACCGTTGTATCAGCCACGATCACGGCTTATGGTTTCGGCCGGTTTGAATTTAAGGGAAAGGGAATCCTGTTCTCACTTATGATTTCCACCCTGTTTCTGCCTCAGGTAGTGCTGAATGCGCCCCAGTATATCATGTTCAATAAATGGGGCTGGACCAACTCCTATTTACCGTTAGTGATTCCCTCCCTGTTTGCAGGAGATACCTATTTCTTATTCATGCTGATACAGTTTTTAAGAGGTGTGCCAAAGGAACTGGAGGAAGCTGCCAAAATTGATGGCTGCAGTTCCATTAAGACCTTATGGTATGTGATTGTTCCCATGTTAAAGCCATCACTGGTATCCGTTGCACTGTTTCAGTTTATGTGGACGTCCAACGACTTTATGGGACCATTAATTTACGTTTCCGATATGCCCAAATATACGAATTCCATTTATTTGCGCATGTCCATGGACGGTGATGTAGGATTCCAGTGGAACCGGATTCTGGCGATGTCTTTAATCTCCATCATCCCTTCCCTGATTGTATTCTTCTGTGCCCAGGATGCCTTTATTGACGGTATCGCAGCAGGAGGCGTGAAAGGATAA
- a CDS encoding carbohydrate ABC transporter permease — protein MKSKGIRKVLADNAGFFFILPWLVGFILFKVYPFASSLYYSFTNYDLFNGISKTGMMNYNKIFTDSDIKKAFYVTFKYAIFDVPLKLMFALFIAYILNFKLKGVNFFRTAYYVPSILGGSIAIAILWRAVFNTDGLINTVLGVFGVEKINWMASGGGALTVIVLLRVWQFGSAMVIFLAALKGVSEDLYEAASIDGAGKWTQFFKITVPLITPVIFYNLITQLCQAFQEFNGPFLVTKGGPNGATTLISILIYNNAFLRHKMGMASAQAWILFLIVMTFTIVAFVSQKKWVYYSDEDGR, from the coding sequence ATGAAGTCAAAAGGTATCCGTAAGGTTCTGGCAGACAATGCAGGATTTTTTTTCATCTTACCATGGCTGGTCGGATTTATTCTTTTCAAAGTTTATCCGTTCGCCTCTTCCCTATACTATAGCTTTACAAACTATGATTTGTTTAACGGCATCTCGAAGACAGGCATGATGAACTATAATAAGATTTTCACAGATTCCGACATTAAAAAAGCGTTTTATGTTACATTTAAATATGCAATTTTCGACGTTCCCTTAAAGCTGATGTTCGCATTGTTCATTGCATATATCCTGAACTTTAAATTAAAGGGAGTTAATTTCTTCCGGACTGCATATTATGTTCCGTCTATCCTGGGCGGATCCATTGCCATTGCAATTCTGTGGAGAGCCGTATTCAATACAGACGGACTGATTAATACCGTTCTTGGCGTATTTGGTGTTGAAAAAATCAACTGGATGGCAAGCGGGGGCGGTGCCCTGACCGTGATTGTACTTTTAAGGGTCTGGCAGTTTGGTTCTGCCATGGTAATCTTCCTTGCTGCCTTAAAGGGTGTTTCTGAAGATTTATACGAAGCTGCTTCCATTGACGGGGCAGGAAAGTGGACACAGTTCTTTAAAATTACAGTTCCCTTAATTACACCGGTTATTTTCTACAACCTGATCACGCAGTTATGCCAGGCGTTCCAGGAATTTAACGGGCCATTCCTTGTAACAAAGGGCGGACCTAACGGAGCGACTACTTTGATCTCAATCCTGATTTATAACAATGCATTCTTACGGCATAAGATGGGTATGGCAAGTGCACAGGCCTGGATCCTGTTCCTCATTGTTATGACCTTTACAATAGTAGCGTTTGTAAGCCAGAAGAAGTGGGTTTATTATTCAGATGAGGACGGGAGGTAA